In Geminocystis sp. NIES-3709, a single genomic region encodes these proteins:
- the katG gene encoding catalase/peroxidase HPI, translated as MATSSGKCPVMHGGLTTSSMSNMEWWPKSLNLDILSQHDRKTNPLDANFNYREEVKKLDIASLKQDLHKLMRDSQDWWPADWGHYGGLMIRMTWHAAGTYRIADGRGGAGTGNQRFAPLNSWPDNVNLDKARRLLWPIKKKYGNKLSWADLIAYAGTIAYESMGLKTFGFAFGREDIWHPEKDIYWGSEKQWLAPSDNPQSRYSGERELENPLAAVMMGLIYINPEGVDGNPDPLKTAHDVRVTFARMAMNDEETVALTAGGHTVGKCHGNGDAGLLGAEPEASEVEDQGLGWINKNHRGIGRDAVTSGIEGAWTTYPTQWDNGYFHLLLNYDWELKKSPAGAWQWEPINVKEEDKPVDVEDASIRRNLVMTDADMAMKMDPEYRKISERFYHDPEYFADVFGRAWFKLTHRDMGPKTLYIGTEAPQEDLIWQDPIPVGNSNYDVQAVKEKIANSGLTISEMVCTAWDSARTFRGSDKRGGANGARIRLTPQKDWEGNEPVRLAKVLAILEGIAQDSGASIADVIVLTGNVGIEQAVKAGGFDITVPFSPGRGDATDEMTDAESFAPLEPIHDGYRNWLKKDYPVTPEELMLDRTQLMGLTAPEMTVLVGGMRVLGTNYGGTKHGVFTDNEGVLSNDFFVNLTDMNYLWKTAGKNLYEICDRKTGEVKWTATRVDLVFGSNSILRAYAEVYAQDDNKGKFVQDFVNAWAKVMNADRFDLA; from the coding sequence ATGGCAACAAGCAGTGGAAAATGCCCTGTAATGCACGGCGGTTTGACTACAAGCAGTATGTCGAACATGGAATGGTGGCCCAAGTCCCTAAACCTTGATATTTTAAGTCAGCACGATCGAAAGACTAACCCTTTAGATGCCAACTTTAATTATCGAGAAGAGGTGAAAAAACTTGACATAGCATCCCTCAAACAAGATTTACACAAACTGATGAGAGATAGTCAGGATTGGTGGCCTGCCGATTGGGGACATTATGGCGGTTTGATGATCCGTATGACTTGGCACGCCGCAGGAACTTATCGTATTGCCGATGGTCGAGGCGGTGCAGGTACGGGAAATCAGCGTTTTGCACCCCTTAACTCTTGGCCTGATAACGTCAACTTAGACAAAGCACGCCGTTTACTTTGGCCTATCAAAAAGAAATACGGTAACAAACTCAGTTGGGCTGATTTGATTGCCTATGCAGGTACGATCGCCTACGAATCTATGGGCTTAAAAACCTTTGGCTTTGCCTTTGGGCGAGAAGACATTTGGCATCCCGAAAAAGATATTTACTGGGGATCAGAAAAGCAATGGTTAGCACCCAGTGACAATCCCCAAAGTCGTTATTCTGGAGAGCGAGAACTAGAAAATCCTTTGGCGGCTGTGATGATGGGGTTAATCTACATCAACCCGGAAGGGGTGGACGGTAATCCAGATCCTCTCAAAACTGCCCATGATGTTCGTGTTACCTTTGCTCGTATGGCGATGAATGACGAAGAAACCGTTGCCCTTACCGCAGGAGGACACACAGTGGGTAAATGTCATGGGAACGGCGATGCAGGGTTACTTGGTGCTGAACCAGAAGCCTCGGAAGTCGAAGATCAAGGTTTAGGTTGGATTAACAAAAATCACCGTGGCATTGGGCGAGATGCTGTCACCAGTGGTATTGAAGGTGCATGGACAACCTATCCGACTCAATGGGATAACGGCTATTTCCACTTACTACTTAATTATGATTGGGAATTGAAGAAAAGTCCTGCCGGTGCGTGGCAATGGGAACCCATCAACGTCAAAGAAGAAGATAAACCTGTAGATGTGGAAGATGCCTCTATCCGCCGTAACTTGGTAATGACTGATGCTGATATGGCAATGAAGATGGATCCTGAATATCGGAAAATCTCCGAGCGTTTCTATCATGATCCTGAATATTTTGCGGATGTTTTTGGTCGTGCATGGTTCAAGCTTACTCATCGAGATATGGGACCTAAAACCCTTTACATTGGTACAGAAGCCCCCCAAGAAGACCTAATCTGGCAAGATCCCATTCCTGTAGGAAACAGCAATTATGATGTTCAAGCGGTGAAAGAAAAAATTGCGAACAGTGGTTTAACCATTAGCGAAATGGTATGTACTGCTTGGGATAGTGCCAGAACTTTTCGAGGTTCGGACAAGCGCGGTGGTGCTAATGGGGCGCGTATTCGCTTAACTCCGCAAAAGGATTGGGAAGGTAACGAGCCTGTACGTTTAGCTAAAGTGTTGGCTATACTCGAAGGTATTGCTCAAGATAGTGGTGCGAGTATAGCTGATGTGATCGTATTGACTGGTAATGTGGGTATTGAACAAGCGGTAAAGGCAGGAGGATTTGATATTACTGTTCCCTTTTCTCCGGGGCGTGGTGATGCAACGGATGAAATGACAGACGCTGAATCCTTTGCACCCCTCGAACCTATCCACGATGGCTACCGTAATTGGTTGAAGAAAGATTACCCCGTTACTCCTGAAGAATTGATGCTCGATCGCACCCAACTGATGGGGTTAACTGCTCCTGAGATGACGGTGCTAGTTGGCGGTATGCGTGTGTTGGGTACTAACTATGGTGGCACTAAGCACGGTGTATTTACTGATAATGAAGGGGTATTAAGCAATGACTTTTTTGTGAATCTGACGGATATGAATTATCTATGGAAAACTGCAGGGAAGAATTTGTATGAAATTTGCGATCGCAAAACTGGTGAAGTCAAATGGACAGCCACAAGGGTTGATCTGGTTTTCGGTTCAAACTCCATTCTTCGAGCTTATGCGGAAGTTTATGCACAGGATGACAACAAAGGGAAATTTGTACAGGATTTTGTCAATGCTTGGGCAAAGGTGATGAATGCCGATCGCTTTGATCTAGCTTAA
- a CDS encoding UbiD family decarboxylase, giving the protein MARDLRQFIEFLEEKGQLKRVKTEVDSDLEIAEIANRMLQAGGAGLLFENVKNSPYPIAVNLLGTLQRVCWAMKMENPQELEELGKKLGMLQQPKPPKKISQAIDFGKVLFDVVKAKPSRDFFPPCQQIVIEEKDLDLNSLPLIRPYPKDAGKIITLGLVITKDCETGTPNVGVYRLQLQSDKTMTVHWLSVRGGARHLRKAALMGKKLEIAIALGVDPLIILAAATPIPVDLSEWLFAGLYGGEGVKLAKCKTLDLEVPADSEFVLEGTITPGEMLPDGPFGDHMGYYGGVEDSPLIRFHCMTHRKDPIYLTTFSGRPPKEEAMMAIALNRIYTPILRQQVSEITDFFLPMEALSYKAAVISIDKAYPGQAKRAAMAFWSALPQFTYTKFVIIVDKDINIRDPRQVVWAITSKVDPVRDVFILPETPFDTLDFASEKIGLGGRMAIDATTKIYPETDHEWGEVLESDDKIAEKVTQKWAEYGLGELNLEEINPNLFGYEIPIYS; this is encoded by the coding sequence ATGGCTAGAGATTTACGTCAATTTATCGAATTTTTAGAAGAAAAAGGACAACTAAAACGAGTTAAAACCGAAGTTGATTCTGATTTAGAAATTGCTGAGATTGCCAATAGAATGTTACAAGCAGGAGGGGCGGGGTTACTTTTTGAAAATGTGAAAAACTCTCCTTATCCTATTGCTGTTAATTTATTGGGTACATTACAACGGGTGTGTTGGGCAATGAAAATGGAAAATCCCCAAGAATTAGAAGAATTGGGCAAAAAATTGGGAATGTTACAGCAACCAAAACCGCCCAAAAAAATCTCTCAAGCGATCGATTTTGGTAAAGTATTATTTGATGTGGTAAAAGCTAAACCTAGTAGAGACTTTTTTCCTCCTTGTCAACAAATAGTAATCGAAGAAAAAGACTTAGATTTAAACAGTTTACCTCTTATTCGTCCTTATCCTAAAGACGCTGGGAAAATTATTACTTTAGGGTTAGTTATTACTAAAGATTGCGAAACGGGAACTCCTAATGTGGGGGTTTATAGATTGCAATTACAATCAGACAAAACGATGACAGTTCATTGGCTATCTGTTAGAGGAGGGGCTAGACACTTACGTAAAGCGGCTTTGATGGGCAAAAAATTAGAAATTGCGATCGCCCTTGGAGTTGATCCTTTAATCATCTTAGCGGCGGCAACCCCTATTCCTGTGGACTTGTCTGAGTGGTTATTTGCTGGATTATATGGTGGGGAAGGTGTCAAATTAGCTAAATGTAAGACTCTTGATTTAGAAGTACCCGCCGATTCAGAGTTTGTGTTAGAAGGTACTATTACCCCCGGAGAAATGTTGCCCGATGGTCCTTTTGGAGATCACATGGGTTATTATGGTGGGGTGGAAGATTCTCCTCTTATCCGTTTTCACTGCATGACACACCGTAAAGACCCTATTTATCTTACTACCTTTAGTGGTCGTCCACCGAAAGAAGAAGCTATGATGGCGATCGCACTGAACCGTATTTATACACCTATTTTACGTCAACAAGTTTCAGAAATTACAGACTTTTTCTTACCGATGGAAGCGTTGAGTTATAAAGCGGCCGTAATTTCTATAGATAAAGCATACCCTGGACAGGCAAAACGGGCGGCTATGGCTTTTTGGAGTGCATTACCCCAATTCACTTATACTAAATTTGTGATTATTGTGGACAAAGATATTAACATTCGAGATCCTCGTCAAGTAGTATGGGCAATTACTTCTAAGGTTGATCCTGTCAGAGATGTGTTTATTTTACCTGAGACTCCTTTTGATACTCTCGATTTTGCTAGTGAGAAAATTGGCTTGGGTGGTAGAATGGCGATCGATGCTACAACAAAGATTTATCCAGAAACGGATCATGAATGGGGAGAAGTGTTAGAATCTGATGACAAAATAGCAGAAAAGGTAACTCAAAAATGGGCAGAATACGGATTAGGTGAGTTAAATTTAGAGGAAATAAATCCTAATTTGTTTGGTTACGAAATCCCTATTTATTCTTAG
- a CDS encoding DUF4033 domain-containing protein, with amino-acid sequence MNVIEKTEYHDNLIDRVFIALFSRKMAKAVGTNTSFKGYEGFVDLSQKIMNGRTAQQQQELVSIVLKSLVPSSVLYLIRTFFSPTKWVCESNAWFATILFEWLVGKSDIQEVEIITKNNQILTQKSGVKIQKCRYLEESGCVGMCINMCKLPTQKFFTESFGIPLTMTPNFEDFSCEMIFGKYPPHLETEEASNQPCLKTHCPTASYSSQPCPKIYN; translated from the coding sequence ATGAATGTAATAGAAAAAACTGAATATCATGATAACTTAATCGATCGAGTTTTTATTGCTTTATTTTCTCGAAAAATGGCGAAAGCAGTCGGTACAAATACTTCTTTTAAAGGTTATGAAGGTTTTGTTGATTTGTCTCAGAAAATCATGAACGGAAGAACAGCTCAACAACAACAAGAGTTAGTCTCGATCGTGCTAAAATCCTTAGTACCATCCTCAGTTTTATATTTAATTCGTACTTTTTTTTCTCCCACTAAATGGGTATGTGAATCTAATGCTTGGTTTGCCACTATTTTATTTGAATGGTTAGTAGGAAAATCAGATATTCAAGAAGTAGAAATAATCACAAAAAATAATCAAATTCTTACCCAAAAAAGTGGTGTTAAAATTCAAAAATGTAGATATTTAGAGGAAAGTGGTTGCGTGGGAATGTGTATTAATATGTGTAAATTACCCACTCAAAAATTTTTTACGGAGTCTTTTGGTATTCCTTTAACCATGACTCCTAATTTTGAAGACTTTAGTTGTGAAATGATTTTCGGTAAATATCCCCCTCATTTAGAAACAGAAGAAGCTAGTAATCAACCTTGTTTAAAAACCCATTGTCCCACAGCAAGTTATTCTTCTCAACCCTGTCCAAAAATTTATAATTAG
- a CDS encoding lysylphosphatidylglycerol synthase domain-containing protein, with translation MRLIKQFFRWFILGLTAFFIISTFYKNWQEVINIKFTFFTFLIFFISIFLNIIGHTFSAWVWTWILNLFHTKLQGLKAINIYLITNISKYLPGNVWHFLGRVKAIQSEGDSLSIATISVIIEPLLMAVSALLITLISASFGIIKINFSIIFLLILCLIITILIGIHPKIINPILTKLAKSKASNESAKLTKYPLLPLFGEIIFLLLRGFAFLSLLMALMPVELSLIPQVLSTFSFAWLLGLIVPGSPGGIGIFEVTIIATFDSTIFPSQIVLVVIALFRISSLLAEIITAGIAFLVNKFIQFNS, from the coding sequence ATGAGGTTAATTAAACAGTTTTTTCGATGGTTTATATTAGGTTTAACTGCTTTTTTTATCATCTCTACATTTTACAAAAATTGGCAAGAAGTAATTAATATTAAATTTACTTTTTTTACCTTTTTGATCTTTTTTATTAGTATATTTTTAAATATTATAGGACATACTTTTTCTGCTTGGGTTTGGACTTGGATTTTAAATCTTTTTCACACAAAATTACAGGGTTTAAAAGCTATTAATATTTATCTAATTACTAATATCAGTAAATATTTACCCGGTAATGTTTGGCATTTTTTGGGAAGGGTTAAAGCTATTCAAAGTGAAGGAGATAGTTTATCGATCGCAACGATTAGTGTTATAATTGAACCATTATTAATGGCAGTTTCAGCATTATTAATAACTCTAATTAGTGCGAGTTTTGGAATAATTAAAATAAATTTTTCAATAATATTTTTACTAATTTTATGTTTAATTATTACTATTTTAATCGGAATTCATCCGAAAATTATTAATCCAATATTAACTAAATTAGCTAAAAGTAAAGCCAGTAATGAAAGTGCAAAATTAACTAAATATCCTTTGTTACCCTTATTTGGAGAAATTATTTTTTTACTTTTAAGAGGATTCGCTTTTTTATCTCTTTTAATGGCTTTAATGCCCGTTGAATTAAGTTTAATTCCTCAAGTTTTAAGTACTTTTAGTTTTGCTTGGTTATTAGGTTTAATTGTACCCGGTTCACCCGGAGGAATTGGTATTTTTGAAGTCACTATAATTGCTACTTTTGATTCGACAATTTTTCCCTCACAAATAGTCTTAGTCGTCATAGCATTATTTAGAATTAGTAGTCTTTTAGCCGAAATAATTACGGCAGGAATAGCATTTTTAGTTAACAAGTTTATCCAATTTAATTCATAA